The following are encoded together in the Mesoplodon densirostris isolate mMesDen1 chromosome 2, mMesDen1 primary haplotype, whole genome shotgun sequence genome:
- the LOC132483059 gene encoding olfactory receptor 10K2 produces MEWVNETLVREYFFLSFSSLAGLQRLLFVVFLLVYMFTLGTNAIIISTIVLDRALHTPMYFFLAGLSCSETCYTFVIVPKMLVDLLAQKKTISFLGCSIQMFSFLFLGCSHSFLLAAMGYDRYVAICNPLRYTVFMGHGMCVGLVAAACLCGFTIAEIITSLVFHLPFHSSNQLHHFFCDISPVLKVASHHTHFSQFVIIMLSALVLVIPLLLILVSYIYIISAILQFPSTLGRYKAFSTCASHLIIVIVHYGCASFIYLRPKSNYSSSQDALISVSYTILTPLFNPVIYSLRNKEFKSALQRVVGRTISLP; encoded by the coding sequence ATGGAGTGGGTCAATGAGACCTTGGTGAGAGAGTATTTCTTCCTCAGCTTCTCATCTCTGGCTGGGCTGCAGCGGCTGCTCTTCGTTGTCTTCCTGCTCGTCTACATGTTCACCCTGGGCACCAATGCCATCATCATTTCCACCATTGTGCTGGACAGAGCCCTCCACACCCCTATGTACTTCTTCCTTGCTGGACTCTCCTGCTCCGAGACTTGCTACACCTTCGTCATTGTACCCAAGATGCTGGTTGACCTGCTAGCACAGAAGAAGACCATCTCCTTCTTGGGCTGTTCTATCCAgatgttttccttcctcttcctaggTTGCTCTCACTCCTTCCTGCTGGCAGCCATGGGTTATGATCGTTATGTGGCTATCTGTAACCCCCTGCGGTACACAGTGTTCATGGGACATGGGATGTGTGTGGGACTTGTGGCTGCTGCCTGTCTTTGTGGTTTCACTATTGCAGAGATCATCACATCCTTGGTATTTCACCTGCCCTTTCACTCCTCCAACCAACTACACCACTTCTTCTGTGACATTTCTCCTGTTCTCAAGGTGGCATCCCACCATACCCACTTTAGTCAGTTTGTCATTATCATGCTCTCTGCATTGGTCCTGGTTATCCCCCTGTTATTGATTTTGGTATCTTATATTTACATCATCTCTGCTATACTCCAGTTTCCTTCCACATTAGGCAGGTACAAAGCTTTTTCCACCTGTGCTTCTCACCTCATTATTGTCATTGTCCATTATGGCTGTGCCTCCTTTATCTACTTAAGGCCGAAGTCCAACTACTCCTCAAGCCAGGATGCTCTCATATCAGTATCCTACACTATCCTAACTCCATTGTTCAATCCTGTGATCTACAGCTTGAGAAATAAAGAGTTCAAATCAGCTCTTCAAAGAGTTGTGGGAAGAACAATTTCTCTGCCATGA